The following nucleotide sequence is from Phacochoerus africanus isolate WHEZ1 chromosome 6, ROS_Pafr_v1, whole genome shotgun sequence.
CTCTGTGCCCTCGGTCCACCCCTTTCACCTTGAGCCCCATGCGTTTGCGATGGTCGTGTTCGGGTTCAGATGCCCAGCGCAGGAAGGTACACACGTCCTTGGCTACCTGGGACATGGTAGCTGGGGTGCCTGGGTGAAGGACAAGTGGtgagggctgcccctgaggcagcTTTCACAGCATCTTCCTCCACGGAACAGAGAGAGGTTCAGGAGCCCACAGCTTCCCCACCTCGCCCAGCATGTAGAAGGCCAGAAGCCACCTGTGAGCCTCCTCTGACAGACAGTGCCCCAGGCAAGGATGGTGCAGGACCCTTTGGGCCCAAGAACACAGGGGAAGCACCTCTGGCAGCAGGGAAAGTAGGACCCAGCTTGCCCATCCCCAGGGTGGGGGCCTCACCATCGTCAAACTCCAAGACTTCGTTGTAGATGGGCGGGGCCATGCCTATGGCCTGGCCAGGAAAGTAGGGGTTGAAGTAGAGGCCTTCTCGCAGCGACACTCCAGTGGGCGGCTCACAGTAGCCAGTGAGCAGGGAGAAGACGTAGTCCTCACCACCGTGCCTGGGGCCAGAGCAGGgtctcctcagcccctggcaggaggtgcacccccccgccccccaccgccaCACACCACGCTGCGGGCAGCTCAGGTACCTAGCTCGCACGATGTAGCTGAGGTCAGGGGGCAGTGCTCCGTTGTTGGCCGCTCGAGCAGCCTCGGGGTTGGGGTACGGTTTGGGGAAATAGTCAGACAGCTTTCCTGGCCGCATGAACATCTCCCCATCCTCGTTGGGGCCATCTTGAACCTCCACCTGCCACCGAGAAGCCCCATCATGAGCAAGCCTGCTGCCCAGCACAGCAGGAGCCCCAACCCTTGGGTCCTCCACACCCCCAGGTCCCCACCTCCTCAGCCAGGGCCTTAGCTTCCTCCTCGGTGTAGCACACGCCCACCAGGTGGCGATAGGCCACGTAGTCCATGCTGTGGCAGGAGGAGCACACCTGCTTGTATACCTGGAAACCCCTCCGGATGCTGAAAAGAGGGAACAGGTTAGGAGCATCCAGGATTCCACCCCACCCACTCCACCCAGACCCCCCCCAAGCCAGCCACACACCTGGTGTGGTCCAGGGATGAGAGGAGGCCGCGGTGAGACCACGGATAGCCGGGGGCGTGCAGCTCCAGGTCAGTGGCACTCACGGCCGAATGCAGAGCCACGGCCAGCCCTGCACCCCCTGCCGCCAGCATGCCCAAC
It contains:
- the LOC125130127 gene encoding cytochrome c1, heme protein, mitochondrial gives rise to the protein MSAAAAASLRGAVLGPRGAGLPGARARGLLCGPRPGQLPLRTPQALSLSSKSGLSRGRKVILSALGMLAAGGAGLAVALHSAVSATDLELHAPGYPWSHRGLLSSLDHTSIRRGFQVYKQVCSSCHSMDYVAYRHLVGVCYTEEEAKALAEEVEVQDGPNEDGEMFMRPGKLSDYFPKPYPNPEAARAANNGALPPDLSYIVRARHGGEDYVFSLLTGYCEPPTGVSLREGLYFNPYFPGQAIGMAPPIYNEVLEFDDGTPATMSQVAKDVCTFLRWASEPEHDHRKRMGLKMLMMMGLLLPLVYAMKRHKWSVLKSRKLAYRPPK